Proteins encoded by one window of Ignavibacteriota bacterium:
- a CDS encoding glutamine synthetase III — protein MSVRLRSLESFTSKKTGDLLSMPLMDKPVSEYFNEFVFGPEAKKKYLPIEILEKLTYFIDNSLPIDRETADFIAIGLKNWAIDHQVTHYTHWFQPLTGKTSEKHDTFFQFDKNWRAIEKMSGNELIMQEPDGSSFPTGGMRSTHEARSYTVWDPTTPIFIRRTKFGRTLCIPAFLISYTGESLDMKAPLLKSMRLINQEALKICKIFDEKISKVTPTLGWEQEYFVVDEALFNARPDLVLCGRTLYGNASARGQQLADHYFGAIPERVYNFIIEFEQEALRLGIPIKTRHNEVAPNQFECAPHFEFANIAADHNLLLMDKIDKVAKRHGLRVLINEKPFQGINGSGKHNNWSLATDTGKNLLEPGDEPHNNLMFLTFFINTLVAVYNHSDLLRASIASAGNDHRLGANEAPPAIISASIGSQMENALEAFLNDSEPESEKPIEGLNLDYLMVPFKKMHTTDRNRTSPFPFTGNKFEFRAPGSSVNVSLPMTTLNVIVAAQLNSFLNQVDAEVEKLKDGAKIINDLKKSIISKLLKEVYLSCQPILFNGDNYSHEWVEEAELRGLPNLKSTPQALSVYLKKENIELFEKFGIYSQRELVARYNVFIEEYLHKIEIEAVLVDEIAYTMIIPAVVNYQNDLIKNVQGLKELGLLNESEAYKNQLLKISTHLEGMISNLEQLDDNRREASSISNLQEKAEHYSSKIKPLFDLIRHHADKLEMIVDDKFWQLPKYRELLFLH, from the coding sequence ATGTCCGTCAGACTTAGAAGTTTGGAATCCTTTACAAGCAAAAAAACAGGCGATTTATTGAGTATGCCATTAATGGATAAGCCCGTTTCAGAATATTTTAACGAATTTGTTTTTGGACCTGAAGCTAAGAAAAAATATCTTCCTATAGAAATTCTTGAAAAGTTAACTTATTTTATAGATAATTCTCTGCCGATAGACAGAGAAACCGCAGATTTTATAGCTATCGGTCTAAAGAACTGGGCTATTGACCATCAGGTTACACATTATACTCATTGGTTCCAACCACTGACCGGCAAAACATCCGAAAAGCATGACACTTTTTTCCAGTTTGACAAGAATTGGCGTGCGATTGAAAAAATGTCCGGAAATGAGCTGATAATGCAGGAGCCGGATGGTTCGAGCTTTCCAACAGGTGGTATGCGTTCGACACATGAAGCCAGATCATATACTGTTTGGGATCCTACAACACCAATTTTTATCAGACGTACAAAATTCGGGCGTACACTTTGTATTCCAGCTTTCCTGATTTCATATACAGGCGAGTCACTTGATATGAAAGCACCGCTTCTCAAATCAATGCGGCTAATTAATCAGGAGGCTCTGAAAATATGTAAAATTTTTGATGAAAAAATCAGTAAAGTCACTCCTACTTTAGGCTGGGAACAAGAATATTTCGTTGTAGATGAAGCTTTATTCAACGCCAGACCTGACTTGGTTCTTTGCGGACGAACTCTCTACGGAAATGCTTCAGCCCGCGGTCAGCAACTTGCAGACCATTATTTTGGTGCTATTCCCGAGCGGGTATATAATTTCATAATTGAATTTGAACAGGAAGCATTACGACTTGGCATTCCTATCAAAACCCGCCACAACGAAGTTGCACCAAATCAGTTTGAATGTGCTCCTCATTTTGAATTTGCCAATATTGCAGCTGACCATAATTTACTGTTGATGGATAAAATTGACAAAGTTGCAAAACGCCACGGCTTGAGAGTTCTCATAAATGAAAAACCATTTCAGGGTATTAATGGCTCAGGTAAGCATAACAACTGGTCACTTGCTACTGACACAGGTAAAAATCTTTTAGAGCCGGGCGATGAACCACATAACAATCTAATGTTTCTGACATTTTTCATAAATACACTTGTTGCTGTATATAATCATTCCGATTTGTTGCGAGCAAGTATTGCAAGTGCCGGAAATGACCACAGATTAGGTGCAAATGAAGCTCCTCCTGCAATCATATCAGCATCTATTGGCTCTCAGATGGAGAATGCTTTGGAAGCATTTTTGAATGATTCAGAACCTGAAAGTGAAAAACCAATCGAAGGGCTGAACCTTGATTACTTAATGGTCCCTTTCAAAAAAATGCACACAACCGATAGAAACAGGACTTCGCCATTTCCATTTACAGGTAATAAATTTGAATTCAGAGCACCGGGGTCAAGCGTCAACGTTTCGCTTCCGATGACTACCCTTAATGTTATTGTAGCTGCTCAGCTAAATTCATTCTTGAATCAAGTAGATGCTGAAGTTGAAAAGCTTAAGGACGGGGCTAAAATTATTAACGATTTGAAGAAATCCATAATTTCTAAATTACTGAAAGAAGTTTATCTGAGTTGCCAGCCAATCCTTTTCAATGGGGATAATTATTCTCATGAGTGGGTTGAAGAAGCTGAACTACGTGGCTTGCCAAACCTTAAATCTACTCCTCAGGCATTGTCTGTATATCTAAAAAAAGAAAATATTGAATTATTTGAAAAATTCGGTATTTATTCTCAAAGAGAACTTGTTGCCAGGTATAATGTCTTCATTGAAGAGTATTTGCATAAGATTGAAATAGAAGCCGTTCTGGTTGATGAGATTGCTTATACTATGATTATTCCGGCTGTGGTGAACTATCAGAATGATTTAATCAAAAATGTACAGGGGCTGAAAGAACTTGGTCTTCTGAATGAAAGCGAAGCTTATAAAAATCAGTTACTGAAAATTTCAACACATCTAGAAGGAATGATTTCCAATCTTGAACAACTTGATGATAACAGACGTGAAGCCAGCTCTATCAGCAATCTGCAAGAGAAAGCCGAACACTATAGCAGTAAAATAAAACCACTTTTTGACCTAATAAGACATCATGCCGATAAACTTGAAATGATTGTTGATGATAAATTCTGGCAATTACCTAAATACAGAGAATTATTATTCTTACACTAA
- a CDS encoding NAD-dependent deacylase produces the protein MQIPHGIIESLLNAKKVVVFTGAGISAESGIKTFRDPDGLWAKFNPSELASVDGFMSNPNLVWDWYQHRRDIIFSCEPNPGHYAIAEMQKLFPKFSLVTQNVDRLHQRAGAKDVIELHGNILENYCLSCKTPYDESVTAEDTEAPKCKSCGGLVRPAVVWFGETLPYDALMRAEEVSRKADVFFTAGTSGEVYPAANLPIIASQSGSVVVEINPNETAISRFANYCLRYPSGEAFPKILEEFNKQRGIH, from the coding sequence ATGCAAATACCACATGGAATAATTGAATCACTTTTGAATGCAAAAAAAGTAGTTGTTTTCACCGGTGCGGGAATATCTGCTGAAAGCGGTATTAAAACATTTCGGGACCCTGATGGATTATGGGCAAAATTCAATCCTTCCGAGCTTGCAAGCGTTGATGGTTTTATGTCCAATCCTAATCTTGTTTGGGATTGGTATCAGCACCGCAGAGATATAATTTTTAGCTGCGAACCTAATCCGGGACATTATGCAATAGCTGAGATGCAAAAATTGTTCCCAAAATTTTCACTTGTTACACAGAATGTTGACCGCTTGCATCAAAGAGCAGGAGCTAAGGATGTAATCGAATTACACGGAAATATCCTCGAAAATTATTGTCTTAGTTGTAAAACCCCGTATGATGAATCAGTAACAGCAGAAGATACAGAAGCTCCCAAATGCAAATCCTGTGGTGGCTTAGTTCGTCCTGCAGTTGTTTGGTTTGGTGAAACTCTGCCTTATGATGCGCTCATGAGAGCAGAAGAAGTCTCTCGAAAAGCTGATGTTTTTTTCACAGCCGGTACTTCCGGCGAAGTATATCCTGCTGCAAATCTACCTATTATTGCAAGCCAGTCTGGAAGCGTAGTTGTTGAGATCAATCCAAATGAAACTGCTATATCTCGCTTTGCAAACTATTGCCTGAGATACCCGTCAGGCGAAGCATTTCCAAAAATTTTAGAAGAATTTAATAAACAAAGAGGAATTCATTGA
- the acpS gene encoding holo-ACP synthase: MIYGIGTDIVETSRIQTAIEKYGKRFLDRLYTELEQQYCDSFNETKYVHYAARFAAKESFSKAIGTGLTQGFKFKEISIRNERNGKPVIVLDGDLLEKYGHLKSHVSLSHTDNNSLAYIILEETE; encoded by the coding sequence TTGATATACGGTATAGGTACTGATATTGTCGAAACATCAAGAATACAAACTGCAATCGAAAAATATGGCAAAAGATTTTTAGACCGCCTTTATACAGAACTCGAGCAGCAGTATTGCGATTCATTCAATGAAACAAAATATGTTCATTACGCAGCTAGATTTGCAGCCAAAGAATCTTTCAGCAAAGCCATTGGTACAGGACTTACACAAGGCTTTAAATTCAAGGAAATCAGTATCAGAAATGAAAGAAATGGCAAGCCTGTTATAGTCCTTGATGGTGATTTGTTAGAAAAATACGGGCATCTAAAATCACACGTATCACTTTCGCATACTGACAATAATTCACTTGCCTACATCATTCTAGAAGAAACAGAATAA
- a CDS encoding N-acetyltransferase produces MIRPAKYEDLPAINEIYNQAVDSRSATADLDYISFDERDKWFSEHNSDKYPVFVYEVSGNVVGWLSISPYRKGRRALDEAAEVSYYIHNNFQKLGIGSKLLEYCIENISSYGIKHIICILLDINTGSIKLLEKYGFEQWAYLPDIVNLDGNICSHLFYGLTTDIANHKL; encoded by the coding sequence ATGATTCGTCCTGCAAAATATGAAGATTTACCGGCTATAAACGAAATCTATAATCAGGCTGTTGACTCCCGCAGTGCAACAGCCGATTTAGACTACATCTCATTCGATGAACGTGACAAATGGTTCTCAGAGCATAATTCCGACAAGTATCCGGTATTTGTTTATGAAGTTTCAGGCAATGTGGTAGGTTGGCTATCAATCAGCCCGTATAGAAAAGGTAGAAGGGCACTCGATGAAGCAGCTGAAGTAAGTTATTATATTCATAATAATTTTCAAAAACTGGGAATTGGAAGTAAACTTCTTGAATATTGCATAGAAAACATCTCGAGCTACGGCATCAAACATATAATCTGTATATTACTTGATATAAATACAGGTAGCATCAAATTGCTCGAAAAATATGGATTTGAACAATGGGCATATCTGCCTGATATTGTAAATCTTGACGGCAATATTTGCAGTCATCTGTTTTATGGATTAACAACAGATATTGCTAATCATAAACTTTGA